A part of Anabas testudineus chromosome 7, fAnaTes1.2, whole genome shotgun sequence genomic DNA contains:
- the LOC113167683 gene encoding protein lifeguard 2-like, which produces MTQGKLLVANKTTNGSSSGQTLVSPAPPSYEEATAGISAPCYNDVEMLTEFTWDDRNIRRIFIRKVYSILMIQLLVTLAIVALFTFCDPVKDYIQSKPGWYWASYAVFFVTYLTLSCCSAPRRQFPWNLILLAIFTLSLSYMTGMLSSFYNTKSVVMCLGITVAVCLLVTVFSFQTKFDVTSYHGVLFIFCMVLFISGLVLAIVLPFQYVPWLDAIYATLGAILFTMFLAFDTQLLMGNKRYTISPEEYVFATLNIYLDIIYIFSFFLQIFGRKQD; this is translated from the exons CTGTTAGTTGCAAATAAGACCACCAATGGCTCCTCCAGTGGACAGACCTTGGTGTCACCGGCTCCGCCCAGCTATGAAGAAGCCACAGCAG GTATCAGTGCTCCTTGTTACAATGATGTAGAGATGCTCACTGAGTTCACATGGGATGATCGCAACATCAGGAGGATCTTCATCCGTAAG GTGTACTCCATCTTGATGATCCAGCTCTTGGTCACTCTTGCTATTGTGGCTCTTTTCACATTCTG TGACCCTGTGAAGGACTACATTCAGAGCAAACCTGGGTGGTACTGGGCCTCTTA CgctgtgttttttgtcacaTATCTGACTCTATCTTGTTGTTCAGCACCAAG GAGACAGTTTCCGTGGAATCTAATTCTGCTTGCCATCTTT ACCCTCTCCCTCTCCTACATGACAGGGATGTTGTCCAG tttctataacACCAAGTCCGTGGTGATGTGCCTGGGCATCACGGTAGCAGTTTGTCTTTTGGTCACAGTTTTCAGCTTTCAAACcaag TTTGATGTGACATCATACCATGGCGTGCTCTTTATCTTCTGCATGGTCTTGTTCATTTCTGGACTGGTACTGGCAATCGTCCTTCCCTTTCAATAT GTACCCTGGTTAGATGCCATCTATGCCACCTTGGGAGCCATACTGTTTACCATG TTTTTGGCATTCGACACCCAGCTCCTCATGGGGAACAAGCGGTACACCATAAGTCCAGAGGAGTATGTCTTCGCCACTCTCAATATCTACCTAGATATCATCTacatcttctccttcttcctccaaATCTTTGGACGAAAACAAGACTAG
- the si:dkey-21c19.3 gene encoding sentrin-specific protease 1, with translation MLNKIYEWIETSFASLRNGVPAAEHSDAHREPGDGQIRRKRPIECLEDGHNLEQDGLMIKKSRMGDLIDTVKIAAEGVKTHSSSVATWMKNNVSPTLRNILPASPGPPLPESQPQPSTSAAGWAGRPVLERNSLPETFVAPSTTLEWKSSKSEWLRNEKSIMGSKVCRRQVCMSPTHREVPKTNGHSVNLVPYVTPKLQPSPRLGRPLNLRSFGTPSLCSGMSTTSRPCTSMYEKTFPIKVMQSPTHSTSSGHIHRARSQCTAQEAVCAEEKEVYRQLLTMVSDGQSSCLHNGSSHAIVRSHRDFTSFLTTSHRLLQFSSPAGSAVAGTSEGPSNPPSPRGMSSQSSSNLPSPVGASSKSGIQTWSLDMDLSSSRAATLTVPSPSALQDNSSQDTQSSAYDGDSVIIVSEQKGKKQDGSSVPCFQAELWIKELTSMYDSRARERRRQIEEQEALAAKLLRQRLSEEGQRSPDVEVHVRVPLEKEVPLTPVIEEPKSLVEKPEFPQLTEEMEAEINRALRGGSPHEVLSEGFGLSLTRKDLQTLSNLNWLNDEVINFYMNLLVERSKDSSLPSVNTFNTFFYPKLRSSGYSAVRRWTKKMDIFSKDILLVPVHLGVHWCLSVVDFRKKAIMYFDSMGGNNDEACKILFEYLQQESKDKKGKELDTSGWTLHSKKRTEIPQQMNGSDCGMFTCKYADYITKDKPITFTQIHMPYFRKRMVWEILNRKLL, from the exons ATGTTGAATAAAATCTACGAATGGATAGAAACAAGCTTCGCCAGTCTTCGCAATGGTGTACCAGCTGCAGAGCACTCAGATGCACACAGGGAACCGGGAGATGGACAGATAAGAAGGAAAAGACCAATTGAATG TTTGGAAGATGGACATAACCTCGAACAAGATGGGTTAATGATAAAGAAATCACGAATGG GGGATCTTATTGACACAGTCAAGATTGCAGCTGAGGGGGTTAAGACTCATAGCTCCAGTGTGGCTACATGGATGAAGAACAACGTAAGCCCTACCTTGAGAAATATACTGCCTGCCTCCCCTGGTCCTCCACTACCAGAATCTCAACCACAGCcatcaacatcagcagcaggcTGGGCAGGCAGGCCG GTTCTTGAAAGAAACTCTCTGCCTGAAACATTTGTGGCTCCCTCGACAACTTTGGAGTGGAAATCATCCAAATCGG AATGGTTACGTAATGAGAAGTCCATCATGGGATCAAAAGTCTGCAGGAGACAAGTGTGTATGAGTCCTACACATCGCGAGGTGCCCAAAACAAATGGACACTCGGTTAACTTGGTACCTTATGTCACTCCTAAACTGCAACCCTCACCACGACTAGGCAGGCCCCTAAACCTCCGATCGTTTGGAACACCAAG tttgtgtagTGGCATGAGCACAACAAGCCGCCCCTGCACCAGCATGTATGAGAAGACCTTTCCCATCAAAGTGATGCAGAGCCCAACACACAGCACTTCATCAGGCCACATACACCGGGCAAGATCCCAGTGTACAGCACAGGAG GCTGTTTGTGCAGAAGAGAAGGAGGTCTACAGGCAGCTTCTAACCATGGTCTCTGATGGCCAGTCTTCTTGTCTTCACAACGGCAGCTCACATGCCATTGTGAGGTCACATAGAGATTT CACCAGCTTTTTGACCACCAGCCACAGATTGCTGCAGTTCTCTTCCCCTGCTGGGTCAGCAGTAGCAGGAACTTCAGAAGGACCCAGCAATCCCCCCAGCCCAAGAGGCATGTCGAGCCAGAGCTCCAGCAACCTCCCCAGCCCAGTGGGGGCCTCCAGCAAGTCAGGGATCCAGACGTGGTCCCTGGACATGGACCTCAGTTCCAGCAGAGCAGCTACTCTCACAGTTCCCTCTCCATCTGCTCTGCAGGATAACTCTTCTCAGGACACACAATCTTCAG cataTGATGGTGACTCTGTAATTATTGTAAGTGAGCAGAAGGGCAAAAAGCAAGATGGCTCAAG TGTGCCATGTTTCCAAGCTGAATTATGGATCAAAGAATT GACAAGTATGTATGACTCTCGGGCACGAGAAAGAAGGCGACAGATTGAAGAACAGGAGGCTCTGGCTGCTAAGCTGCTTCGACAG CGCCTGTCTGAAGAGGGGCAACGCAGCCCAGATGTGGAGGTCCATGTTCGAGTTCCTTTGGAGAAGGAGGTTCCTTTGACACCTGTGATAGAAGAACCGAAATCACTGGTAGAGAAACCAGAATTCCCTCAACTTACAGAG GAAATGGAAGCTGAGATCAACAGGGCGCTGAGAGGAGGTAGTCCTCATGAGGTACTAAGTGAAGGCTTTGGTCTCAGCCTTACACGTAAAGACCTGCAGACGCTCAGCAACCTCAACTGGCTAAATGACGAG GTGATTAACTTTTACATGAACCTGCTGGTTGAGCGCAGTAAGGACTCCAGCCTGCCATCAGTCAATACGttcaacacatttttctacCCTAAGCTGCGCAGCAGCGGCTACTCTGCTGTTCGCCGCTGGACTAAAAAGATGGACATTTTTTCTAAGGATATCCTCTTGGTTCCTGTCCACTTGGGGGTGCACTGGTGCCTCTCT gTGGTGGATTTCCGGAAAAAGGCTATTATGTACTTTGATTCAATGGGAGGAAACAATGATGAAGCATGCAAAATACTGTT TGAATATCTGCAGCAAGAAAGTAAGGACAAGAAGGGCAAAGAACTGGATACCTCAGGCTGGACTCTGCACAGCAAAAAGCGCACT GAAATTCCACAACAGATGAATGGTAGCGACTGTGGAATGTTCACATGCAAATATGCAGATTACATTACCAAAGACAAGCcaatcacattcacacag ATACACATGCCCTACTTCAGAAAACGAATGGTTTGGGAGATTTTAAACCGCAAGCTGTTGTGA